A region from the Mesorhizobium sp. J8 genome encodes:
- a CDS encoding CDP-archaeol synthase, with protein MHVHFWRIFQCLVLLALANGVPVIAKRILGNWLAWPIDGGWRFWDGQPLLGQSKTLRGCALAILTAAIGGAVVGLGVSTGTLIGLAAMAGDMLSSFLKRRLRLASSAEAPGLDQVPESLLPLVLVRGLADLSALDVLIGVAAFWVGELLVSRLLYMLRIRDKPY; from the coding sequence GTGCACGTTCACTTCTGGCGGATTTTCCAGTGCCTCGTCCTGCTGGCTCTTGCGAACGGCGTGCCGGTGATCGCCAAGAGGATACTCGGTAACTGGCTCGCATGGCCGATCGACGGCGGTTGGCGTTTCTGGGATGGGCAGCCACTGCTCGGCCAGTCAAAGACCCTTCGAGGATGCGCTCTGGCGATCCTGACGGCCGCCATCGGCGGAGCCGTCGTGGGGCTCGGTGTATCAACCGGGACGTTAATCGGGCTCGCCGCCATGGCGGGCGACATGCTGTCTAGCTTTCTCAAGCGTCGGCTCCGATTGGCTTCGAGCGCTGAAGCACCGGGTCTCGATCAGGTTCCCGAATCCCTTTTGCCCCTCGTCCTTGTCAGAGGCCTTGCCGACCTTTCGGCTTTGGACGTTCTGATCGGGGTTGCGGCCTTCTGGGTCGGCGAGCTACTGGTGTCTCGGCTTCTCTACATGCTTCGCATCAGAGACAAACCCTATTAG
- a CDS encoding ABC transporter ATP-binding protein, which produces MADLLILEGIRKSYNVGTPVETEVLHGIDLTMRTGEFVALMGPSGCGKSTLLNIVGLLDRPTSGRLSIGGEDTTSLEETALTRLRGHSIGFVFQYHHLISAFTARENVIMPMLVDRGRPDAQMEERADQLLDQVGLGNWRDTRAMNMSGGQQQRIAVARALAMNPLLVLADEPTGNLDTASAQSVFELMRRFNREQGTTFLVVTHNHDLAAQCDRIIQLVDGRLTDDRRQSTIAGVSQPG; this is translated from the coding sequence GTGGCTGATCTTTTGATCCTCGAAGGTATTCGCAAATCCTACAACGTCGGCACCCCGGTCGAGACCGAAGTGTTGCATGGCATCGACCTGACGATGAGGACAGGCGAATTCGTGGCGCTGATGGGCCCGTCCGGTTGCGGCAAGAGCACCCTCCTCAACATCGTTGGGCTGCTCGATCGCCCGACGTCGGGCCGATTGTCGATCGGCGGCGAGGATACGACGTCGCTTGAGGAAACAGCGCTGACCAGGCTGCGCGGGCATTCGATCGGCTTTGTGTTCCAGTACCACCACCTCATCTCGGCTTTCACGGCCCGCGAGAATGTGATTATGCCAATGCTCGTCGACCGCGGCCGGCCGGATGCTCAAATGGAGGAGCGTGCTGATCAATTGCTGGATCAGGTCGGCTTGGGCAACTGGCGTGATACCCGCGCGATGAACATGTCGGGTGGACAACAGCAGCGCATCGCGGTCGCCCGCGCATTGGCCATGAATCCGCTTCTGGTTCTGGCCGATGAGCCTACCGGGAACCTCGACACGGCCTCGGCCCAGAGCGTGTTCGAATTGATGCGGCGTTTTAACCGTGAACAAGGAACGACCTTCCTGGTTGTTACGCACAACCATGATCTTGCGGCCCAATGCGACCGCATTATCCAATTGGTGGATGGTCGGCTTACGGACGACCGGCGACAATCGACCATCGCCGGCGTCTCGCAACCGGGCTAA
- a CDS encoding ABC transporter permease, whose translation MRRWLTFGWIAALRFLGEGRMQTGFILVGIAIGVGVIVFMSAMLTSVQTNFTNRVLSSQPHIQLQPPDEIARPLRQRDGVVEAPIVQRPTQRVLALDQWQTIRARMQARPDVVVATPSISGSALAVRGDVSRSVGIVGIEADDYFRIVRLPDYIIAGEPRLEADDILVGLDLANDLGVTVGDKVNVAGGKGGSRVLTIRGIFDLGNRGVNERNTYVQLRTAQSLLKLIGGVTDIDMTVTDVYAAEVIAHDISATLPVKAESWIVTNAQFFTALWAQTLSSLLIRSFVGLSVAFGIAAVLVVSVLQRSKDIGILRAMGSSRGKILRVFLIQGGVLGFLGSLLGCVLGGAALFAWYRFARQPNGDALFPLLIDPSLFALSALLATLTGVLAGMVPALRAARLDPVEAIRG comes from the coding sequence ATGAGACGCTGGCTGACATTTGGCTGGATCGCGGCGCTCCGCTTTCTGGGCGAGGGACGCATGCAGACCGGCTTCATCCTGGTTGGAATAGCCATCGGCGTCGGCGTGATCGTCTTCATGTCGGCGATGCTGACCAGTGTGCAAACCAATTTCACCAACCGCGTCCTGAGCTCGCAGCCCCATATCCAGCTGCAGCCGCCCGACGAAATTGCCCGGCCGCTTCGACAGCGCGACGGCGTCGTCGAAGCACCCATCGTTCAGCGCCCGACCCAGCGTGTTTTGGCGCTCGATCAATGGCAGACGATACGCGCGAGGATGCAAGCGCGGCCGGACGTCGTCGTTGCGACACCTTCGATTTCAGGCTCGGCGCTGGCCGTGCGGGGCGACGTCAGCCGCAGCGTCGGCATAGTGGGAATAGAGGCTGACGATTACTTCCGCATCGTACGCCTGCCTGATTATATCATTGCCGGAGAGCCCCGGCTGGAGGCCGACGATATCCTTGTGGGCCTGGACCTTGCCAACGATCTCGGCGTCACGGTCGGCGACAAAGTCAACGTGGCCGGCGGCAAAGGCGGAAGCCGCGTGCTGACCATCCGCGGAATTTTCGATCTTGGCAATCGCGGCGTCAACGAACGCAACACCTATGTCCAGCTGCGGACTGCGCAAAGTCTTCTCAAGCTGATTGGGGGCGTCACTGACATCGACATGACCGTCACGGACGTCTACGCGGCTGAAGTTATCGCGCACGACATCAGCGCGACGCTTCCGGTGAAGGCGGAAAGCTGGATTGTTACCAATGCGCAGTTCTTTACAGCGCTGTGGGCCCAGACTCTTTCCAGTCTGCTGATACGCTCTTTCGTCGGTTTGTCCGTGGCCTTTGGAATAGCGGCCGTTCTTGTGGTTTCCGTTCTGCAGCGATCCAAGGATATCGGTATTCTGCGAGCAATGGGCAGCTCGCGCGGCAAGATATTGCGGGTCTTTCTTATTCAAGGCGGCGTGCTGGGTTTCCTGGGCTCGCTGCTCGGCTGCGTGCTGGGCGGTGCCGCACTGTTCGCCTGGTATCGCTTCGCCCGCCAACCGAATGGAGATGCCCTCTTTCCGCTGCTCATAGACCCAAGTCTCTTCGCGCTCTCGGCGCTGTTGGCCACCCTTACCGGAGTGCTTGCTGGGATGGTCCCCGCTCTTCGTGCCGCCAGGCTTGATCCCGTGGAGGCGATCCGTGGCTGA